The region agtgtcatgctggagcctccatatTATTCggcaaataaaatttgcagaattttaaaatattgtgcacagaatttttaggCGCAGAATGTCCTCAGGAGTAACAGTATGTACCAGTGTTTACAAACCACGCCTAATTTTACATTGCAAGGGCCCATATTGCCTTCTTTATCGCACATGTTTAAGGCTAAAATATTAATCAAGATACTCAGCAGTATGCAAGATGCTTTGTCTGGTGTGGACCCTCATACTAAATTAAACTTTGATGATTTTGCCTTTAAGGTtataaaaggaaggggaaaaaaggcttatttttttaaaaagtcactttatTACAAAAATGTATATAAAGCAAACTATAAATACAGTGTTCATATAAAATTGCATTTAGCTAATAAACAAGCCAGTAAAAGATTGGCTTTTTCAATAAAATGGTTACACAGGCAAAAACCTGATGAAAATATTATAAATCATCATCTCCTGCGTATACCATTACAAAGAGAACTTTATCTACAGTCCTGTTTTCTACCTAGAAAACAATTATTCCCATATTGCCTCTGAATAGTACAACAATTATTAAATATAGATTAAAACACCAAAAGATACAGTTACAGATTAAAAATAGGGAATTAAAAATAGGGaattacattttttgtttggtttaaacacAAAACATTTGGAAAACTGAGAACATGCACCATGCGTTCACCTGCTGAgatacagggaaaaaaaatcaattcataaCAGAGGCCTTCCTATATTATCTTTCTTTGGTGCTAGTCAATCTAAAAAAGAAACTTGTGATCAGATTTCAGACAATTAAACTGTTTTCCAGTTTCAAAATATCATAAAAACAAATCCCTgcacatgaaagaaaaaaaaaaaatacacagatgctTCTGTTGCTGAACTTCAAAAGGAAAATTACTCATCTCTGTATTACCTGGTAATAGATTATTCAGGTGAATAATTTTCAGACTACTTTTGTTTTGGGGAGAAGATATCAAAGTGAGAAAAGAATAAAACACACTTAAAGGAGATAATACCCACTAAAAGGGAATTTagtggggggaaaaggaaaaaatatatatcaaaCTTGCCTCTTCACAAATGAAATTGAACTACAAACCGTGTTGAAAAGAACTATAGAATCCATCCATAACACTACagcctggatcctgcaaacaTAAACAGCCATGCTTACCTTTACTTTAACATGcatgcaggatcagagcctaaatatTTGCATTCTGTCTCTAACTGTAAACAAACTCGGGGATGCTATTATGTTGTTCTGCGATGGTAAGTGCACCCTCTGCTTTATACAAGCAGCTTCTGGCTCCTGATAGTCACAAATAGgagatttgattttaaaataatacagagCATGCACCAATACAACCATTTGTTGCTTATAGGGATAGTGCATACAACAtttgtgatatttttaaatgtttagcaACATAGATTTGAACACTTTGAACAATTATTTCTTTCACACCTATAAAAAAATGCCACCTTCTCAGCTACATGCTGTTTCATGGAATTACATGCAGGAGGTAATGGTTGGTGCGTTTCTATAATGTTGCTATATAGCTAGTTTTAGTTTCTTTTTCTTGGCCTTCATGACAGGTGGTAATGAAATCTTAAAAGCAGTCCTGAAAtaatacaagaaagaaaaataagataaGATATGCTGAATACATTTCTAAGCCAAGCctacacaagcaaacaaaagtcaAGAAGCGTACTTACTCGCATGTGCTACAAATAGGGCTGAAGTTGCAGAATACTGGAAAATAAAAGAATAGGCCAGTTTCACTAAAATAGTTACCTTGAAACAAGAGAAATTACGTCAGTTCtgttaaatatatttgtaaaactTACTTGACAAACACACAGAGCAGACATAACCTATTTCAATGAGATTTCGATGACAGAAGCAAGCCGCTCGATAGTCAACATGAATGGGGGGTGGAAGGATTAGTTGGGATCTTTGCTCTTGATCAGGAAGAAATACCCActgtataaatttaaaaaaaaggggagggtaTTTTAGAATCTGGGAGGAAACTACTGTGTTAAACGACTTTGCTATATACACCAAAACTATTGCAGAGAAGAAAGTTACCCTCCCACCTGCCAAAGAAATTCACCTCTATGACTGCATTGGGTCATTAAGTAATTTGAGGAAGAAGGGAATTTTGTCCTCATTCACCTTCCAGGAAATGTTTTGATGCTCATACCGCAAGAAATAAAAGATggccttttaaaaatcaagtcaTTTTAAGGCATGACTATTAATTCAACCTTCATTCAACATCAATTTTAAGCATGTGTGAGTTTAGTGGGGGTTAGAGGTGCCAGAATGATACCCCGGAGACACATCACAAATTTATCCACAGAATCCATAAAGAACAAAGAACAGTCATGGAAGGTTTGCTGCCCCTCATTGcctcctaccaccaccaccaccacgcctCAAATTCTAACCTGCTGCAAACACCTCTGCAGGTAAGAGCGTACTTCAGTTGTCATGGCCCATCCACTCACTGAGCACTATACAGCAAATGCCAACCAGGTTGTCAGTTGCTGTCAATTTTGGTGGGTTCTGCATCATAGGcacttgtccactaggaactggactagACCAATTCATTTCAAATAGACCAAGGAACAGCCATCACATAATACCTACTTTCAGTCATTACCAGCCTGGCCTGGATTGAAACCAGCAACCCAGTAGTACAAGCTTATATCATATTGTCATTTTCCTCCAAGTCTCCCCAGGCAAAATCAATGTTATGCACAAGCACTTCAGGTAAGTGATATTCTTAGATACTTGGAGAGATATTTCCCCTTGTTCAGTTTCCCAGTCTTCTTTCACGATATCCCCTCACCACAGTGAAGCGTCACAAATGACTATGCCAGCCAAGTGTGACAGCCCTCCTGCAAAGCCTGTCCCTTGTGATGCTGGTCCATACCCTCCCATGACCTCCCACTGCAGCATCTACTGAAGCATATCACACAGCTGAATCCCTTCGAGCAGTCAGGGTTCCCAACTTCCATGTCAGCTCAAAGGGTCTGCttctgctcccaatgaagtcaagagGAATTTTGCAACTGACTTCAACAGCAGTAAGAGCAGCCCTCAAGTGTTTTTTCAAGTTAACTTACCAGCAAATACTGCAAAAGGGATGGCATCCGGGGCACTTTCAAGTATTTGCCTCCTGTAATGTCACAAGCCTGGAAAGCACACGTTTCAAGCACTTAACATAGGAACAATTTTGACACAAACCTGAACAGAAATTGCTATATGCtacagaaaggttaaaaaagtcACACATTTTTCAAGTCCCACAGATTTCAGATTCTAAAGAAGTCAGTTGCCCCAGATATGTCCATCCCTGGCTTTTGAACAGCCTCAGGGGAAGCTTAAAGGGGGAGGATTGTCcatggagagagagatgaggaagAAAGTGTCTCCCCTCTCTTTGGTAGTGCAGTAAAGGACAGACGTTAGAAATAAGTAGATGTCAATGGACCTCAAACTTAGATACAGAgccaactttattttttaattaagtttCTTAAAATCAGAGTTCTTACATTGCTTATACacctgaacatttttttttttttttgctggattcccagttgacattttaaaactgaaagaatCCTCAATTGTTTCATGTACTATCCTACATTAAGATTCTTGATCCATATATGCCACCAAAACCAGTGCCTACTCAACAAATTTTTATCCCTGGAAGGAGGGCAATAGTTTCCAGCAATCAGTGTCTGTTAAAATAGAGAACAGTTCAGATTCAGGACAGTATGTTCCAATAACAGGGGGAGAGGAAcggataaaaaaaaaattctgatgtgACAGAGTATCCAGGAGATAAAGTGGAAAGAGCTGGATTTAAGATTTTGTCACATAAAAGGGAGCAAATGGGAGCCTGTTCATTATCGCACAAGACTGAGGCTTGATTTGCGCAGTTCTGATCTTTCCATCTCCAAGCAAAGGGTGCAAAAAGTTTGAGAGAAGAGTGATTTCAAATGTGTCAAACAAGCGGTCACAAAATAGCTATTTTCAATTCTTCATCTAAGAACCAACATAATAAATGAGTAATAAAAGTATATTATACCTGCTGTAGGAGTCCTGAATCAGAGTCCAAAACACAGGCATCAATCAAAATATTCTGAAACCAAAACAATGAGGCTTACAGAAAATGGAAATTACAATAGTACAATAACTATAACTCTCCATTAGCATTACTTCTGAGATCTATTTTAGCTGTAAGTCACACTACATACATATGAACAGACTGCTGAGGCTATGGGCCTTCGGCACCAAAACAAAGTCTTTTACTTTAGCCATAGTATGTACCACATCATCCACCCTTCCCTGTCCAATAATTGGCAATATGGGAAGGACAACAGATGAAGCTTACCTAATATACAATATCTAATTCTAAGGTGTAGGGGGTAAGGCTCAGTAGTAATTTTGACCATTTTCTGTTACAGTGTGGTGACCTGGATCTACATTTTAACTTAGCTGCCTCCTCCCGTGGCAAGAAGATGCTCAGACATCCCCAAGCACCCCTTAATTAGAAGCACATACATAACAGAGAGAGACAATCTTTATGTTTACATGTTGATATTGAAATAATTGAATATTTATCATAATAAAACATTAACTTCACCTGTTTCTGTGCTGCAAAGATCACATTCATGAAATTCATATACTGCAGCACACTGTCTTCTGCAGCTTTTATGACCTAGGTAAAGCAATTGACACCTGTTAGCCTACACACTACTACTACTGGATATCAAAGCTCATTAAGAAAATTTAATACAGAAGCTCTTACCAAAATTCTTGATTTAATTTCTTGGCTGGCTACATATTGGAGACAAAGAAACATGAATTAGTGTTTCACAGTTACTACacaatttcaaagaaaaaatattggaGGCTAATGTATGGAGTATGATCATACACCTCACTTGCAGCAGGTACATGAGAGACTGCTTTATTGGTATACTGAGAAGACCAAGTATCATGAAAAGAGCAAGACAGAAAAATCTGACAAATACCAGCAGACTTAATTCAACATTGGTATGAAAGCAGATACCACCACATTCATTCATTCTCAAAAAGCAACTGGATGGTAAAAAGCAAGGGAATTTCAGTCTCTCATTGACAATTCACTAATTCAAACACAGACCAAGTCACAAGCATGTGACAGTCATCATAATGGCTTTCGGGTTGTAATTTCAGTCCAACGCATAGatgttcacatcacaaaaccaccaacACAAATGGCTGTATTAATTTGCTGTCATAAAGATCAACTTACATACAGTGTCATGAGGTGATCCCCCAAGAGTCTTTTCAGGCCTTAATCACAGACCACAACCACTCcaggtctccttcaccaacaCCAGACTTTATTATAGTCTTTCAGCAGGCCACAGCCTGCAGTGTCATTTACATGTATTTACATTCCATAGCCAGCTGCCCCATTTGCCTCTAGGAAGAGAACAGTACAAGCAGCACCTAGTTCTGCCTTCTTCAGTCTTCCTTCAAGATCCCCACTCTTCCTTCCTCTCAATTTATATAATCCCACCTGCTGGGGTTGCTTCTGCTTCCATTAGCCTTTCAGTTGCAATGCTATTAGTTAATTGACACCCTCTGTCAACTACCTGTCTTCCAGTTAAGTCCCACTTACATATATTGGTGGGTATTACAGTGACAGGGTGCTGAATTAGCTCCTGACTCAGCACACCCTGTTACACATGTCAACCCCTATACTGCCGATCTTCAATCAGTGCTCAAATTGGGCAGTTTAGATTATTAGGACAACCAGTACTGCCCACTGCTGCCAGTTGAAAAAAGTTCAGCATCCCCCCCAGTTCTAAAACTCAGGTAAATATTCAAGTAGAAGAAAAGACAATACCTTTTACTTCCTTGTTCATCCTGTGAATATCTATTCCACTTGGTATTCAGGAAACACTTTATTCTAGGAACATCTGAGAAACAGATCTATAAACCTTCCAAAACAGAAAGGAAGTGTACTACCTGCACTAAACAATTTTACCCTCTTTTACCAACACACACTTTACTGAAGTTTCTGATCTGATGGTATTATACTCATAAGTCATAACTTTAGCATAATAAACTGACAATATTCTAACACAGAATGCTACCACAGAAGAGTTCAAGATTCCCTAGAATGACAGTGTGAACAacataaagggggggggggagagagagagagattttgaacATTCCAGTATTAAAAAGGATACAACAAAGTGCTTTAGCAAGTGATCCTGCCAACAAAGTTTCCGTTTGCTGGCCCTTCATGTCAGCTGTAATCCAAAAATACACAGAATTGACCTTTGTACAAATTAAAAGTATTTGAATactaaaaacatttcatttgaattGTGTCTTGGGCAAATAGCATGAAAACATAGGCTCTAATAAAGGTCCGATAATTCAGTATCCCATTGGCCTGAAACAAATAATTGCACATTAACAAAATATGGAGTGACGGAGAATAAGCTTCGGAAGACAAATGCAAAGGAGTTTTCCATCAGTTCTTAGTGCTCTTTCCAGCTATTTTGTAGTTATTCATATTAAGCTTAGGAATTTCCTTTACTTCATCCAGACCTGTAGACAACCATCATATCCTTAGTTACCATTTAGCCAACTGTCTATATTTCAGTCTTTATTAAGTCAGCCCCTTAGGttttttgcttttctctgaattccctccagCTTGATTACAGCTTTCTGGTACTGAGCTGCTTAGAATGGGACAAAATATTTCAGGTGTGTTCTAAACAGTTGTACAGTTGTTTTTGCAACCCAGCTCCCAAGTAGATTATAATCATTATAAAGATAGGTAAAATGTGGAACTTAATCTCCTTAACAGTGTCCTTTTCACATAACATCTCAAAGtattatttttcttactttaaacagcatttaaaaaaactaacaagAATGTGGAACCAAATTAACCAAGATGGctatattcttaaaaaaaaaaaaaaaaaaaaaaatcttactttttgTCATCAGGTCTTTAAGCTCCTCTGCGATTACTTCATTTATTGCAGTTAATAATTCATATTTTCCATCTTTGCTGCCAGAGCAATTAGATTCTACGAAACTACCACCATCTCCAAAGAGATCTGCAAATGCCCAGTGCTTTCCAGGGTACAAGAAACGACTAAAAGCAAGAAACAGCAGCACACTATTAATCATTTGTTTTTAAGGAAATAAGTGAAGAGCCAAAAATTCAACCACCGTGACAAAATTTCATTCCAAACAATTCTTAGTACCCAGGACACTAATAACTATGTAAGGAGTGTGTTTACAAAGCCCTAAACGGCATAAGCCCCACCAACATTAAATACTTTCGCTTTGATACTCATCCTAATGGGCACTGGCATTCAGATACCATCTGCCTTTAAGGAACTCCCCATCATTTCTTAGCTCAGCAAGCAAGCACCCTGTTATTCTGACAATCTCCAGGAAGGGAATTTGCACCTCTTTTGTTAACAGTCAACATTTAAAAGtcaaggtttttatttttaatttcaaaagctATTTTTCTTCACCTCTTTCTTCTTACAATCCatttctcttgttttcttttgcattcaATAATCACCAACCCAGAATCCAACTCCCCTTGCTGTTTTTattagtttggttttttttttaatggtatctAATAGATCATGTATTTTAACCTTGGTTTGAATTATTCTCTTCAGCACACTGAGATATTCAAAAGAGGAAGATATAAAGGgaagttttataaataaaaatgatactgatataagaaaaaagaaattggttagtctctaaggtgccacaagtactccttttctttttgcgaatacagactaatacggctgttactctgaaacctgataaaaGAAAGTTATTGTACCTTTCTTGTGTATGACTTGCTATTACAGCAAGTTTGTTGCTGCGATTCATAAATAGATGTGAATTTCCCATCACCATTACTGCATCCAGGCATTTTGATAATGTAAACTATTGAAAAATCAAGAAAGGATACGTATGAAAATCTCAGAAAAATAGATGTACCATAAGAGCCactgtatttaaataaaagaacttttaaaaaatctgcacaTACAGGTAATATTTTCATTAGGGTTTGGAATTTACAAAGGGAATGAACATGAAATTCAAGAGGCAGATAATCCTCTCTGTAGTAGGTGGGAAAGTGTCTGGGAAAGTGTTTTTCCCACTTCTATGTATGTGCATACAGAGAcagaaatggaaattaaaataaatattatatatgaTAGACTGACACACCCCAGAACCGCTAATAATGATTGTCATGCTCCAGAACATGTTTGGTCttggaataccatttatatatGGTTCAGCACCTTCAAAGCACAGTACAAAGATTAACTAGTTAATCCTTACAAGAACTCTGATGTGGGTATTATCATCCCAGTTTTAAGGATAAGGAAACCGAGGAATAGAGATTTTATAATTTTCAAGTGTCCCCTAATCAACTGTGCACGTCCAACCTGAGAAACCaacagcctggttttcagaggtgctgagcaccgacaacttccactgatttcaaggccCAAGATGCTTCAAGTCGAGCTCTTAAAATTAGTggccaattttgaaaatttccaaCTAATTTACTTGGCCAAGATTCCAGAGCAAGTCAGTGACAAcaactgggattagaactcaagagTACCTGACTCTCCATCCTGTATTCAGTCAGATAAACTGCTGCAGCGCAAACCAATCCAGCATATCATTTGTTTACAGGGGCATTAGACATGACAAGATATTATTGCAACTCTTTTATCATCATGTAATATTGACATAATTTTGAATCGAAAGAGTATTTCACAATTTCTCTCCAGCAAATGCAGTTCAATTTGGATCGtcatgcatttaaaataaaacagttgtcaaaaaattacagaaaaagtCTTCTGGAAAACTTCATTGTGACCCCATGCTAGTCAGGAAGCCTTACCTCTGATTCCCCTAGCACTTTCTTCCCCCACCAGATAGGGTTGGTGTCAACAATGATGACTAAGAGATTTAGCTCATCATCTAGAAAAGCAATAACAATACATATATTTGAGAAAAGACAACACACTGACACTATGGCATCAAGTAACAGCTTCTTTAGAAATATGGGAAGGCCAAAACTTAAAGATCCATAAGCTAGATCCATATTTGGTTTGATGCCCATTTAGTTGagtgtgcataagtgtttgcaggatcagggctgtatATTCTACTGCTATTAGACACATTTTTCTTTTGGAACACTTTTCAGTCTCACAcacaatagcaaaaaaaaaaaaaattttagcaAGAATGTGTGATCAAACAAACATGCTAAGATTCAGCATAACTGCAGTTATTCCATAAATTTATTACCAAAAATTCCATGAACGGCATAAAACATGGAAGGGGAGTAGAATGTATTATGTTATGCATAATGAAGCATTATATATTTTTGAACCCAGatatgggggggggtgggggggaagacacaCTTTAGAAATGCAGAGATAGTGTCAGGGGCTATTCCCGAGCTAATTCGATTCTAGTGTTTTGCTTACACCCGTCTGCTTTTCAGGATTTTTATCAGCCTCTCTGGGAGTCACAGATCCCAGCGCAGGaacaatgtttaaaacaaatgggggggaagagacagaatTACTGTGGCTGCATGTGAATGGCAAGAGGGAAAAGAGGTGTTAGCTGCTTACAAACCCCAGCTGTCTCTTAACTCAGCGGCCCCCCATTGCAAACAGGCGGGGGCCTCGCAGGCAGCAGTTGCAtccgctggggggcgggggagggggcaaccCGCCACCCCTTCTCTCCCACCCGCCGGCGCTCTCCGCCCCCAACGGGCGCGCAGCCCCCGGGCTGTCAGtagagggctggggaaggagacaggaCGGGGCCGAGAGTTCCCAGCGGCAAACCCCACGGCGGGGAGAGGTGGCAGTAGAGAGAGACCTCGGCCCGGACCCTGAGGAGAGCGCGGGGGAGATGAGaggagcccccccacacacacacacacacacacacacacttccggCGCGGCCCCCGGGCGATAGGACAGAGGCGCCTGGCCAGGACTCACCTGCGCTCATAGTGCCCAGCCCCAGGCAGGCGGAGAGCAGACACCGGCTAGGCCGCCACTTCCGGCGCCTGGAGATGAGGTCACCCCTCACTAGTCGCACTGCCCCAGTACGTCATGCGTGATGCGGCAGGAGCCGGCCTGTAGGGAAGGCGCTGGTGCAAGCGGGGTCCGGTGTCACCACGAAAAGGGGCCGGCCGGGGACAGCCGCTCCCTGCGCGTGCGAGAGGGAAACGGACCCGGCTCTTGCTGTTCCCAGAGGCCCGGTCCCGCCTGCAGCTGCAGCCATGAACGAAGCAGGTAAGAGGGGCCCGGGTCCTCGCCAGAGCCGCCCCTGGAAGCGGGTGTATACGCCGCGGCGTACGTGCACTAGCCTCCCTCGCGGCCTGGGGCTGCTCCCTGCCGGCGGGGGCGCGACGAGATCCCGCCTGCCCGGCCGCTCCCGGGGCTGGGGGCGACCAGGCCTGGCCAGCCCGAGGTGGGGGCTTGCCGGGCGGGTCGCTGCGGCTGACGGGCCCCGTTTCCCTTGCAGAGCTGATCGAGGCCTTCAAAGCCCAGATGAGGGAGGATCCTGACGTGGCCTCGGCCGTGGCCGCCATCCGCGCGCTGCTGGAGTTCCTGAAGAGAGACAAAGGTACAGGGGCCCTGGCGGCCAACACCGGCCCAGCCCGCGCTCCGCTGCAGAGCGAGACGAGACCCCGCAGACCCTGCCCCGAGCgcacaggcccctgccccaggccaacGGAAGATGGTCCCATAGGACGAGCAGTCCTGAATCTGTCCTGTAGAGGGCAGTGGTAACAACCTCACCGACCACCTTGCCGTATTTATAGGCGTGGACGGATCCCGTTTTTATAAACATCGATTTCACCGTCCGCGTACAGACCGACAGAAGATGCTGCCTGGTCGTTATTGAATGAGGCTCTCTAATAAATTATTGTTTGACGCCCCGGTAATTGCCTGCCACTGTGAAAACTGTTAGTTGATAAAAACTGAAAAGATGCTAAAACCCCAACATTTTGCAGAACTGTGAAATGCAAATCAATGCAAATAAAATAATGCTCGCAAATAACTATTGATATTAGCCAtccaaattcttttaaaaaaaaacaaattctgccAATCCTAAACATTTATGACACACACCTAATTGCATTCATGGTGTTTCAGAGGACTGGAATTCAGAGCTTTGTTGCATTTCAGGTGATCATTTAATTTTTGCTTTCTCAAGAAGCAAGCTATACTGCAGTTCATCTCTGCTTCCAAGatcctgctttttctttttccacaAGCAAAACTAACAATCCAGTTCCTGCATTGCAGTAAAAGGCAAGCCCTGTGTTTTGAACCTGAACGTCatactgtttttaaaagttcAGAAAAGAGTTAAACATGGAGGTCTttgaggagaaaaataaaaaagcaggcTACAACTCCATCCAAAGTTAGAAATAAGAAACTTGTCTGGTGGACATTGTACAGAAATGAGCACATGCTGTGAGAAGCGTGCATTACTAATCAAAATCTGGGAAACAGAAGTAGTACAagaaaggttttcaaaatgtatttggtgtttgtttcaTTAAGTATAATCTGCTTCATTGGATATGTGCTCTTCTACTCACAGAGTGGCTAAGTCTTGACTGAGCATGGGTGCTGAATTACCTCATTAATGGCAAGAACTTGTTCCTTCAGGTTACAGTCAAAGCACATTGATGGGCAGGCAGGAATAGTCAACACTGCTTTTGACTATGTAGTAGTATTTCATCAGTTTTCATTCCTGGCAGCGATGCAAGTTTCAGGAGTGCTTATTCTCTTTTTAGATGACTGTTATTCTAGAGAAAGGTGGATGGAGGGCATGCTGCAGGTAGGGCTTACAAGACTATAGATTTTGTACTCAAATTTATGGAATCAGTTGAAAAACTTTCACATGGTGTAATAAGCTTCCACTGTAATCCCAACACACTGAAGGAGAAATAACAAGTTAGTCATTtggaaatgtttaaaatacaCCCATTAGTGCCACACCAGAATACACCTAAACTTCTGTCTAgcacagtagttctcaaacttttgtactggtgacctctttcacatagcaagcctctgagtgcgacctcccccccaaattaaaaacaccttttaatatatttaacgcCATTATAAAtcctggatgcaaagcggggtttggggtggaggctgacagcttgtaaTGAGTatcttgttttgaaatgaagtttgcatttctctctctctcaggtgagaCCATTCAGGGTTTGAGAGTAAATCTCAAAAATGCCATTGAAACTCTATCTGGTGTTGACTCTTCAGTGGCAGTCTCTTCAGGGGGAGAGCTCTTTCTAAGGTTTATCAGTCTCACCTCACTCGAGTACTCGGTGAGTTTGTCACCAACTGTAATGCTTCACTCATCCATAAAGTAAGACCACTCACAAAGTAATCCTGGGCCTTAATTTTTGTTCTTATTGCTTTTTCCAGGACTATTCAAAGTGTAAAGAAATCATGATTGAACGAGGGGAACTTTTCCTTAGGAGAATCTCTCTTTCAAGAAACAAAATTGCAAAACTCTGCCATACGTTTATCAAAGATGGTGCTGTAAGTATGTCAGGACTGATGAATCTGTTGTGGATGTTCCATTATTTCAAGTGATGGAGGAAATAGGAAGGTTTTATCCTCATCTGTTAAGGAGACTACATTATCTGATGTTGGTTTCCTAACTAAAGATGTTATTCCTACTTATTAGTCATCACATTTGTTTATGCCACATATTCAAATATTTTCTAATACtccctttttctgtctttctttccttccctccctccacctttGTTTCCGTACAAACTGACATTAAGCCTGTGGCCCAGTTCTAAgtggtactgagcacccacaactacTGGCTTAAATGGAAGTT is a window of Natator depressus isolate rNatDep1 chromosome 15, rNatDep2.hap1, whole genome shotgun sequence DNA encoding:
- the GTF2H3 gene encoding general transcription factor IIH subunit 3 codes for the protein MSADDELNLLVIIVDTNPIWWGKKVLGESEFTLSKCLDAVMVMGNSHLFMNRSNKLAVIASHTQESRFLYPGKHWAFADLFGDGGSFVESNCSGSKDGKYELLTAINEVIAEELKDLMTKTDMKGQQTETLLAGSLAKALCYIHRMNKEVKASQEIKSRILVIKAAEDSVLQYMNFMNVIFAAQKQNILIDACVLDSDSGLLQQACDITGGKYLKVPRMPSLLQYLLWVFLPDQEQRSQLILPPPIHVDYRAACFCHRNLIEIGYVCSVCLSIFCNFSPICSTCETAFKISLPPVMKAKKKKLKLAI